In Streptomyces sp. NBC_00414, a single window of DNA contains:
- a CDS encoding RNA polymerase sigma factor, giving the protein MTHAQRFRDIYEECYPRVLAYTTSLVGRQVGEDITSETFTVAWRRVRDIPQPALPWLLGVARNLVREMRRRDSHQYTLAAEEAGRIGSGARADVGDVAADVTDRAAALHALAGLSDADRELLTLIAWHGLSTKQAARVLGCTTATLTVRLHRARRRLERALEPAYLADADTDTAPAPEAAPAPAPVSPQGPESPQGTGTAPLVQAPRRTDRKGALT; this is encoded by the coding sequence GTGACCCATGCCCAACGCTTCCGGGACATCTACGAGGAGTGCTATCCGCGCGTCCTCGCCTACACCACCAGCTTGGTGGGACGGCAGGTAGGAGAGGACATCACCAGCGAGACGTTCACCGTGGCCTGGCGGCGGGTGCGGGACATACCGCAGCCCGCGCTGCCCTGGCTGCTGGGAGTGGCCCGCAATCTGGTGCGCGAGATGCGTCGCCGGGACAGCCACCAGTACACGCTCGCCGCCGAGGAGGCAGGGCGTATCGGCAGCGGTGCCCGGGCCGATGTCGGCGACGTCGCGGCGGACGTGACCGACCGGGCAGCCGCGTTGCACGCCCTGGCGGGTCTGTCCGACGCCGACCGGGAACTGCTGACGCTGATCGCCTGGCACGGGCTGAGCACCAAACAGGCCGCACGGGTCCTGGGCTGTACCACCGCGACGCTGACCGTCCGGCTGCACCGGGCCCGCCGCCGTCTGGAGAGAGCCCTGGAACCGGCGTACCTGGCAGATGCGGATACGGATACGGCACCTGCACCGGAGGCGGCGCCCGCACCGGCACCCGTGTCCCCGCAGGGCCCGGAGTCCCCGCAAGGCACGGGCACCGCACCCCTCGTACAGGCCCCGCGCCGCACAGATCGCAAAGGAGCACTCACATGA